The Micromonospora sp. WMMD961 genome has a segment encoding these proteins:
- a CDS encoding citrate synthase has translation MTEVKLDHPGGQLSMPVHPAVEGPAGIGVSKLLKETGMTTYDPGFVNTAAASSAITYIDGDAGILRYRGYPIEQLAEKSSFLEVSYLLIYGELPTEQQLTEFTEWIRRHSLLHEEMRRFFDGFPRDAHPMAVLSSAVSALSTFYQDSLDPFDSEHVEISTVRLMAKVPTIASYAYKKSIGQPLLYPDNSLGYVDNLLRMTFGVPAEPYEVDPVMSKVLDMLFVLHADHEQNCSTSTVRLVGSSNANLFASVSAGVNALFGPLHGGANQAVLEMLQQIHAGDDDVRSFVGKVKDKEDGVKLMGFGHRVYKNYDPRAAIVKKAAQDVLGRMAKPDPLLDIAMELEEIALADDFFVSRRLYPNVDFYTGLIYKAMGFPTKMFTVLFALGRLPGWIAQWREMISDPETKIGRPRQVYVGSAERDYVPFNER, from the coding sequence ATGACGGAAGTCAAGCTCGATCACCCCGGTGGGCAGCTGTCGATGCCGGTACATCCCGCGGTCGAGGGCCCCGCTGGTATCGGGGTGAGCAAGCTGCTGAAGGAAACCGGGATGACCACGTACGACCCCGGTTTCGTCAACACCGCAGCTGCCTCATCCGCGATCACCTACATCGACGGCGACGCGGGGATCCTGCGTTACCGGGGATACCCGATCGAGCAGCTGGCCGAGAAGTCCTCCTTCCTGGAGGTCTCGTACCTGCTCATCTACGGTGAGCTGCCCACCGAGCAGCAGTTGACCGAGTTCACCGAGTGGATCCGGCGGCACTCGCTGCTGCACGAGGAGATGCGTCGCTTCTTCGACGGCTTCCCCCGGGACGCCCACCCGATGGCGGTGCTGTCGTCCGCGGTCAGCGCCCTGTCCACCTTCTACCAGGACAGCCTGGACCCGTTCGACTCCGAGCACGTGGAGATCTCCACGGTCCGGCTGATGGCGAAGGTCCCCACCATCGCGTCGTACGCGTACAAGAAGTCCATCGGGCAGCCGCTGCTCTACCCGGACAACTCCCTGGGGTACGTGGACAACCTGCTGCGGATGACGTTCGGCGTGCCGGCGGAGCCGTACGAGGTCGACCCGGTGATGTCGAAGGTGCTGGACATGCTGTTCGTCCTGCACGCCGACCACGAGCAGAACTGCTCCACGTCGACCGTGCGCCTGGTCGGCTCCAGCAACGCCAACCTGTTCGCCTCGGTCTCCGCCGGCGTGAACGCGCTGTTCGGCCCGCTGCACGGCGGCGCCAACCAGGCGGTGCTGGAGATGCTCCAGCAGATCCACGCCGGCGACGACGACGTCCGGTCCTTCGTCGGCAAGGTCAAGGACAAGGAGGACGGCGTCAAGCTGATGGGCTTCGGCCACCGGGTCTACAAGAACTACGACCCGCGGGCGGCGATCGTCAAGAAGGCCGCGCAGGACGTGCTGGGCCGGATGGCCAAGCCGGACCCGCTGCTGGACATCGCCATGGAGCTGGAGGAGATCGCGCTCGCCGACGACTTCTTCGTCTCCCGTCGGCTCTACCCGAACGTGGACTTCTACACCGGCCTGATCTACAAGGCCATGGGCTTCCCGACCAAGATGTTCACGGTCCTCTTCGCGCTCGGCCGGCTCCCCGGCTGGATCGCCCAGTGGCGCGAGATGATCTCCGACCCGGAGACCAAGATCGGCCGTCCGCGGCAGGTCTACGTCGGCTCCGCCGAGCGGGACTACGTCCCCTTCAACGAGCGCTGA
- a CDS encoding class I SAM-dependent methyltransferase translates to MAISPTGVRPEPASFRDPANRVFHIGDEVLRGLDPQAAEHWRALAGSTFFPALVAARKVCATEDAPPTLVPAATAAPWTAVLRHERIPFVSHPYEWSFSMLRDAALLHLEILRAALGEGFTTKDGSAYNLQWRGADPVFIDIGSFEPLRDGEPWAGYRQFCQTVLYPLMLTAHLGVDFQPWLRARVDGIEAAELRPLFVGTRRLRPGVLTHLHLHGAMQHRNAAASTTEVRDQLRAAGFSRELLLATVRGIEKLVGKLDHRPAGSHWSDYQVTCGYSARDRVAKEQFVVTSVATGVRPRLVLDLGANDGRYSRLAAGHADYVVAVEQDPAVVDQLYRKLRSEGQRRILPLVLDLADPSPGGGWRGVERAGFAERASADVVLALAVVHHLAIGRNVPLPEVVDWLAGLTAPGGTVVVEFVHPEDPMATRLLANKPAGLFPDYRRDTFETLLATRGRITERLELPSGTRTLYRTVMGG, encoded by the coding sequence ATGGCGATCTCACCCACCGGGGTACGGCCCGAGCCGGCCTCCTTCCGCGACCCGGCCAACCGGGTCTTCCACATCGGCGACGAGGTGCTGCGCGGGCTGGACCCGCAAGCCGCCGAGCACTGGCGGGCGCTGGCCGGCAGCACGTTCTTCCCGGCGCTCGTCGCCGCGCGCAAGGTCTGCGCCACCGAGGACGCCCCGCCGACACTGGTGCCCGCCGCGACCGCTGCCCCGTGGACCGCCGTGCTGCGCCACGAACGCATCCCGTTCGTCTCCCACCCGTACGAGTGGTCGTTCAGCATGCTGCGCGACGCCGCGCTGCTGCACCTGGAGATCCTGCGCGCCGCGCTCGGCGAGGGCTTCACCACCAAGGACGGCTCGGCGTACAACCTGCAGTGGCGCGGCGCCGACCCGGTCTTCATCGACATCGGCTCCTTCGAGCCGCTGCGCGACGGCGAACCGTGGGCCGGCTACCGGCAGTTCTGCCAGACCGTGCTCTACCCGCTGATGCTCACCGCCCATCTGGGTGTCGACTTCCAGCCGTGGCTGCGCGCCCGCGTCGACGGCATCGAGGCCGCCGAACTACGACCACTGTTCGTCGGGACCCGCCGACTGCGCCCCGGCGTCCTGACCCACCTGCACCTGCACGGCGCCATGCAGCACCGCAACGCCGCCGCCAGCACCACCGAGGTACGCGACCAACTGCGGGCCGCCGGCTTCTCCCGGGAGTTGCTGCTGGCCACCGTACGCGGCATCGAGAAACTGGTCGGCAAGCTGGACCACCGCCCCGCCGGGAGCCACTGGTCGGACTACCAGGTCACCTGCGGCTACTCGGCCCGCGACCGGGTGGCGAAGGAACAGTTCGTGGTCACCTCGGTGGCCACCGGCGTCCGCCCCCGCCTGGTGCTCGACCTCGGCGCCAACGACGGCCGGTACTCCCGACTGGCGGCGGGGCACGCCGACTACGTGGTCGCCGTCGAGCAGGACCCGGCCGTGGTCGACCAGCTGTACCGCAAGCTGCGCTCGGAGGGGCAGCGCCGGATCCTGCCGCTGGTGCTGGACCTCGCCGACCCGTCACCGGGCGGCGGCTGGCGGGGAGTCGAACGGGCCGGCTTCGCCGAACGCGCGTCCGCCGACGTGGTGCTCGCCCTCGCCGTCGTGCACCACCTGGCGATCGGGCGCAACGTGCCGCTGCCGGAGGTCGTCGACTGGCTGGCCGGGCTGACCGCGCCGGGCGGCACGGTGGTGGTGGAGTTCGTCCACCCGGAGGACCCGATGGCCACCCGGCTGCTGGCCAACAAACCCGCCGGCCTCTTCCCGGACTACCGGCGCGACACCTTCGAAACGCTGCTCGCCACCCGAGGACGGATCACCGAGCGGCTGGAACTGCCGTCGGGCACCCGCACGCTCTACCGGACGGTGATGGGTGGCTGA
- a CDS encoding glycosyltransferase family 4 protein has translation MTTLRVDEQLAATKDRAHRPTVTSRPQPSTQPGPPAQPGPTAQPGTPVPAQPGPGVPPQTRRILMLSWEYPPVLVGGLGRHVHALSVALAAAGHEVTVVTRHSDGAPLEEYADGVRILRAPEDPVTFPLATSSLLAWTMAFNHTLTRTALRATQAGSYDVIHAHDWLVAHTAMTLRDHLDIPLVSTIHATEAGRHQGWLPEEMNRTIHGVEQWLSSESNRVIVCSGYMRDEVNALFGVPAGRVDVVANGVEPHRWRVPARAVDAARARFAGNGPLVTFAGRLVYEKGVQHLIAALPRLRERHPGLRAVIAGDGPYRAELEAEVHRRGLGGMVTMPGFLGGTDLPALMAASDCFAVPSIYEPFGMVALEGAAAGAPLAVAATGGLGEIVEPGVTGMTFRPHDPDSLTDAVDALLSDPDRARVMARRARRMVHDQYGWSAIAHRTAASYAAAIHHDAAFTAERAERRMSRGRALPALPQGNLLAAAGLR, from the coding sequence GTGACGACCCTGCGGGTCGACGAGCAGCTCGCTGCCACCAAGGACCGCGCCCACCGGCCCACCGTGACCTCCCGGCCCCAGCCGTCGACCCAGCCCGGTCCTCCCGCGCAACCCGGTCCCACCGCGCAGCCCGGCACGCCCGTGCCGGCGCAGCCCGGCCCCGGGGTGCCCCCGCAGACCCGCCGCATCCTCATGCTGTCCTGGGAGTACCCGCCGGTGCTCGTCGGCGGCCTCGGGCGACACGTGCACGCCCTGTCGGTGGCCCTCGCCGCCGCCGGCCACGAGGTCACCGTCGTCACCCGACACAGCGACGGCGCACCCCTGGAGGAGTACGCCGACGGCGTACGCATCCTGCGCGCCCCCGAAGACCCGGTCACCTTCCCCCTCGCCACCAGCAGCCTCCTGGCCTGGACCATGGCCTTCAACCACACCCTCACCCGCACCGCCCTGCGCGCCACCCAGGCCGGTTCGTACGACGTCATCCACGCCCACGACTGGCTCGTCGCGCACACCGCGATGACGTTGCGCGACCACCTGGACATCCCGCTGGTCAGCACCATCCACGCCACCGAGGCCGGCCGGCACCAGGGCTGGCTGCCGGAGGAGATGAACCGCACCATCCACGGCGTCGAACAGTGGCTCAGCAGCGAGTCCAACCGGGTGATCGTCTGCTCCGGGTACATGCGCGACGAGGTGAACGCGCTCTTCGGCGTACCGGCCGGACGCGTCGACGTGGTCGCCAACGGCGTGGAGCCGCACCGCTGGCGGGTGCCCGCGCGCGCGGTGGACGCCGCCCGCGCCCGGTTCGCCGGCAACGGCCCACTGGTCACCTTCGCCGGCCGGCTCGTCTACGAGAAGGGCGTCCAGCACCTGATCGCCGCGCTGCCCCGGCTGCGCGAGCGGCACCCCGGGCTGCGGGCCGTGATCGCCGGCGACGGCCCGTACCGCGCCGAACTGGAGGCCGAGGTGCACCGCCGCGGTCTGGGCGGCATGGTCACCATGCCCGGCTTCCTCGGCGGCACCGACCTGCCGGCGCTGATGGCCGCTTCCGACTGCTTCGCCGTGCCCAGCATCTACGAGCCGTTCGGCATGGTGGCCCTGGAAGGCGCCGCGGCAGGCGCGCCCCTGGCCGTCGCCGCCACCGGCGGGCTCGGCGAGATCGTCGAACCGGGCGTCACCGGGATGACCTTCCGCCCGCACGACCCGGACAGCCTCACCGACGCCGTCGACGCGCTGCTGTCCGACCCGGACCGGGCCCGCGTCATGGCCCGCCGCGCCCGCCGGATGGTCCACGACCAGTACGGCTGGTCCGCGATCGCCCACCGCACCGCTGCCAGCTACGCCGCCGCCATCCACCACGACGCCGCGTTCACCGCCGAGCGCGCCGAGCGGCGGATGTCGCGGGGACGCGCCCTACCGGCACTGCCCCAGGGCAACCTGCTGGCCGCCGCCGGCCTGCGCTGA
- a CDS encoding maleylpyruvate isomerase N-terminal domain-containing protein — protein sequence MSPAVDALDASFPTAASIALDLIRRPEVTERWLEPSALPHLSVGGLACHLGRQAVRAAELLPMPTDLPTLDTADNHYEQAPWVSEGTPDEASVTEGPDEADAARGPADLHARSAHALDVVGDLLSRGAARDVVPIPWQGWSLRRADFLLTRQLEIVVHSDDLAVSIGVPTPEFPADVFDPVRDLLIRLAVRRRGQSALISALSRSERARDISAF from the coding sequence ATGTCTCCTGCTGTCGACGCCCTGGATGCCAGCTTTCCGACTGCAGCCTCGATCGCGCTGGACCTGATCCGACGCCCCGAGGTGACCGAGCGGTGGTTAGAACCGAGCGCGCTGCCGCACCTGTCCGTGGGTGGCCTGGCCTGCCACCTGGGCCGTCAGGCGGTCCGTGCGGCGGAGCTACTGCCGATGCCGACCGACCTGCCCACCTTGGATACGGCCGACAACCACTACGAGCAGGCCCCCTGGGTCAGCGAGGGCACCCCGGACGAGGCGTCGGTCACCGAGGGCCCCGACGAGGCGGACGCGGCACGCGGGCCGGCCGACCTGCACGCGCGTTCCGCCCACGCCCTGGACGTGGTCGGCGACCTGCTCTCCCGCGGTGCCGCCCGTGACGTCGTACCGATCCCGTGGCAGGGCTGGTCGCTGCGGCGTGCTGACTTCCTGCTCACCCGTCAGCTGGAGATCGTCGTGCACTCCGACGACCTCGCGGTGAGCATCGGCGTACCCACGCCGGAGTTCCCAGCGGACGTCTTCGACCCGGTCCGCGACCTGCTGATCCGGCTGGCCGTACGGCGCCGTGGTCAGTCCGCGCTGATCAGCGCCCTGAGCCGCAGCGAGCGAGCCCGGGACATCTCCGCCTTCTGA
- a CDS encoding SDR family NAD(P)-dependent oxidoreductase produces the protein MTTAQRPIGSGFDASSTTRNVLGSTDLTGRIAIVTGANSGLGLQTALALGSAGAHVVVLDRDTTRARSALAGISAEYATMDLSDPASVDAVAEEFVASDRPVHILVESAGIMAAPLGRDTRGNELQLSINYLGHFQLAARLWPALRAAGSARVVSLTSLGHRHSPVMFDDPNFEHRAYDPWAGYGQSKTAMSLFAVELDRRGQEYGVRAFAAHPGSIVATGLKQYLTTEQLVAAGMVNPDGDPILDPSKQLKTPEQGAATPVWCATSPQLAGMGGVYCEDCDIAEIVQPAGSDTTDLGDFNDLNGVLPYAVDPQQAERLWELSEKLTNVRFL, from the coding sequence ATGACTACAGCACAACGTCCCATCGGCTCGGGCTTCGACGCGAGTTCCACGACGAGGAACGTCCTCGGGTCGACCGACCTGACCGGCAGGATCGCGATTGTGACCGGCGCCAACTCCGGGCTGGGGCTGCAGACGGCACTGGCACTGGGCTCGGCGGGCGCACACGTCGTGGTCCTCGACCGCGACACCACCAGGGCCCGCAGCGCCTTGGCCGGGATCTCCGCGGAGTACGCGACCATGGATCTCAGCGACCCGGCGTCGGTCGACGCTGTGGCCGAGGAGTTCGTCGCCTCCGACCGGCCCGTGCACATCCTGGTGGAGTCCGCCGGAATCATGGCCGCACCGCTGGGTCGGGACACGCGCGGCAACGAACTTCAGCTGTCGATCAACTATCTCGGTCACTTCCAGCTCGCGGCTCGGCTGTGGCCAGCGCTGCGGGCCGCCGGGAGCGCACGGGTCGTCAGCCTCACCTCGCTCGGGCACCGTCACTCGCCGGTCATGTTCGACGATCCGAACTTCGAGCACCGCGCGTACGACCCGTGGGCCGGCTACGGGCAGTCCAAGACCGCGATGTCGCTCTTCGCGGTGGAACTCGACCGGCGAGGCCAGGAGTACGGGGTACGTGCGTTCGCCGCCCACCCGGGCAGCATCGTGGCGACCGGGCTGAAGCAGTATCTGACGACCGAGCAACTCGTCGCGGCCGGCATGGTGAACCCCGACGGAGATCCGATCCTCGACCCGAGCAAGCAGCTGAAGACCCCCGAACAGGGCGCGGCGACACCGGTGTGGTGCGCGACGAGCCCACAGCTCGCCGGTATGGGCGGCGTGTACTGCGAGGACTGCGACATCGCCGAGATCGTGCAGCCAGCCGGTTCCGACACGACGGACCTCGGTGACTTCAACGACCTCAACGGCGTCCTGCCGTACGCGGTCGATCCGCAGCAGGCCGAGCGCCTGTGGGAACTCAGCGAGAAGCTGACGAACGTCCGCTTCCTGTAG
- a CDS encoding sulfatase-like hydrolase/transferase, translating to MAEPAAATPSTPDDPPPPAAAGWDRGWRGELGRLLEMVALVGLVVTQPLLDVLGRSPDFFVFHRADPAEILLLVALVAVLPTIGVALLGTLSRLAGRTVRALTHTGLVGLLLAALAVQVGRHVTPLRGVPLLVVALLAGAGGAVAHRRWRAPRRVLRLAAAGPVAFVALFLFASPTSAVVLPRGDGGATGSAQGAGVHPPVVMLILDELPLVSLLGTDGKIDAARFPHFAELAGASTWYRNATGVSGWTPNALPAMLTGRYPARPLAPHYSQYPDNIFTAFGGLYDIKAEESITRLCPPSRCEQPVTPEQGLGVLVRETGKLLARVAGPTESTVAPEDSYREQTRAEAGLDAAEPVPDDPKFRWDSLDDNQPARFTSFLAGLKPTPRPTLHFLHLLMPHSPWAYLPSGARYDAPEDLPNDGAGWIDLARQRHLAQLGYTDRLIGETLRTLRASGLYDQSLVVVTADHGVSFRPGAQGRGMDAIKAAAGEVAWVPMFVKEPRQQTGRVDDRNWEHVDLLPTVADEANIRLPWRVDGRSARQAPRTDGAKHFYDRPGEPVTFPGGVPAPPPLPTPHPLVGTEVRAGPAAGNARVADLAAFTATDPDTGTLPALVWGDVPDQIPDGTLLAVAVNGRIGAVVPVVPADPGGRRFAALLTDDKLFRAGTNQLDVLQVTPDGTLRRLALS from the coding sequence GTGGCTGAACCGGCCGCCGCCACCCCGTCGACCCCGGACGACCCGCCACCGCCGGCCGCCGCGGGCTGGGACCGGGGCTGGCGCGGTGAGCTGGGTCGGCTGCTGGAAATGGTCGCGCTGGTCGGGCTGGTGGTCACCCAACCACTGCTGGACGTGCTCGGCCGCAGCCCCGACTTCTTCGTGTTCCACCGCGCCGACCCGGCCGAGATCCTGCTGCTGGTCGCCCTGGTGGCGGTGCTGCCCACGATCGGGGTCGCGCTGCTCGGCACGCTCAGCCGGCTGGCCGGCCGGACCGTGCGCGCCCTCACCCACACCGGGCTCGTCGGGCTGCTGCTCGCCGCCCTCGCCGTGCAGGTCGGTCGGCACGTGACGCCGCTTCGGGGCGTACCGCTGCTGGTGGTGGCCCTTTTGGCCGGGGCCGGGGGCGCTGTCGCACACCGGCGGTGGCGGGCGCCGCGTCGGGTGCTGCGGCTGGCCGCCGCCGGGCCGGTGGCCTTCGTGGCGCTGTTCCTGTTCGCCTCGCCCACCTCCGCGGTGGTGCTGCCGCGCGGCGACGGCGGCGCGACCGGCAGCGCCCAGGGCGCGGGCGTACACCCGCCGGTGGTGATGCTGATCCTCGACGAACTTCCGCTGGTCAGCCTGCTCGGCACCGACGGGAAGATCGACGCGGCGCGGTTCCCGCACTTCGCGGAGCTGGCCGGCGCCTCCACCTGGTACCGCAACGCGACAGGTGTCAGTGGGTGGACGCCCAACGCCCTGCCCGCCATGCTCACCGGCCGCTACCCGGCGAGGCCGCTGGCCCCGCACTACTCGCAGTACCCGGACAACATCTTCACCGCCTTCGGCGGCCTCTACGACATCAAGGCCGAGGAGAGCATCACCCGACTCTGCCCACCCAGCCGGTGCGAGCAGCCGGTGACCCCGGAGCAGGGGCTCGGCGTACTCGTCCGGGAAACCGGCAAGCTCCTCGCCCGGGTCGCCGGGCCCACGGAGAGCACCGTCGCGCCGGAGGACTCCTACCGCGAGCAGACCCGCGCCGAGGCCGGCCTGGACGCCGCCGAGCCGGTGCCCGACGACCCGAAGTTCCGCTGGGACAGCCTGGACGACAACCAGCCGGCCCGGTTCACCAGCTTCCTGGCCGGACTGAAGCCGACCCCCCGGCCCACCCTGCACTTCCTGCACCTGCTGATGCCCCACTCACCGTGGGCGTACCTGCCGTCCGGGGCGCGCTACGACGCCCCCGAGGACCTGCCCAACGACGGCGCCGGCTGGATCGACCTGGCCCGGCAACGCCACCTCGCCCAGCTCGGCTACACCGATCGGCTGATCGGCGAGACCCTGCGGACGCTGCGCGCCAGCGGCCTCTACGACCAGTCGCTCGTCGTGGTCACCGCCGACCACGGCGTCAGCTTCCGCCCCGGCGCCCAGGGCCGGGGCATGGACGCGATCAAGGCCGCCGCCGGCGAGGTCGCCTGGGTGCCGATGTTCGTCAAGGAACCAAGGCAGCAGACCGGGCGGGTGGACGACCGCAACTGGGAACACGTCGACCTGCTGCCGACCGTCGCCGACGAGGCCAACATCCGGCTGCCCTGGCGCGTCGACGGCCGCTCCGCCCGGCAGGCCCCGCGCACCGACGGCGCCAAACACTTCTACGACCGCCCCGGGGAACCGGTCACCTTCCCCGGCGGGGTACCCGCCCCGCCGCCGCTGCCGACACCGCACCCCCTGGTCGGCACCGAGGTACGCGCCGGCCCGGCCGCCGGCAACGCCCGGGTCGCCGACCTGGCCGCGTTCACCGCCACGGACCCGGACACCGGCACCCTCCCGGCGCTCGTCTGGGGCGACGTCCCGGACCAGATCCCGGACGGCACGCTGCTGGCCGTGGCCGTCAACGGTCGGATCGGGGCCGTCGTCCCGGTGGTGCCCGCCGACCCCGGCGGACGCCGGTTCGCCGCGCTGCTCACCGACGACAAACTGTTCCGCGCCGGCACCAACCAGCTCGACGTCCTCCAGGTCACGCCGGACGGTACGCTGCGACGCCTCGCCCTGTCGTGA
- the glgX gene encoding glycogen debranching protein GlgX, with product MQVWPGERYPLGATYDGMGTNFAIFSEVAERIELCLFDEWDTGAERRVELREVDAYVWHAYLPGIEPGQRYGYRVHGPYDPANGLRCNPHKLLLDPYAKAIDGDVTWDRAVYDYDMDEPERMNETDSAPFMPKSVVVNPYFDWGNDKPPRTPYHHSVIYEAHVRGLTMRHPDIPEELRGTYAGIASPPMIDYLTRLGVTAIELMPVHQFVHDHRLNDLGLRNYWGYNTIGFFAPHHGYSALGRLGQQVQEFRGMVKALHAAGIEVILDVVYNHTAEGNHLGPTLSFKGVDAPSYYRLSEEDRRYFVDYTGTGNSLNVRSPHSLQLIMDSLRYWVTEMHVDGFRFDLAATLAREFYEVDRLSTFFEVVQQDPVVSQVKLIAEPWDVGPGGYQVGNFPPLWTEWNGKYRDTVRDFWRGEPATLAEFASRISGSADLYQDDGRRPFHSINFVTVHDGFTLNDLVSYNDKHNEANGEDNRDGESHNRSWNCGVEGDTDDEAVLALRAKQRRNFLATLMLSQGVPMIGHGDELGRTQRGNNNVYCQDSELAWVDWDNVDEQLLEFVRTLTDFRKRHQVFRRRRFFTGLPVGGRGTDEPLPDLAWHTPDGREMTGEDWGNDFGRSVALFVNGEGIRERGQYGQKHHDASFLLCFNAHDAPLDFTLPGSEYGQKWERVISTADPEPDDATVISAGGTIRVPDRSLVVLERTI from the coding sequence ATGCAGGTCTGGCCGGGCGAGCGGTACCCCCTGGGTGCCACCTACGACGGGATGGGCACCAACTTCGCCATCTTCTCCGAGGTGGCCGAGCGGATCGAGCTGTGCCTGTTCGACGAGTGGGACACCGGCGCGGAGCGCCGCGTGGAGCTGCGCGAGGTCGACGCGTACGTGTGGCACGCGTACCTGCCGGGTATCGAGCCGGGCCAGCGCTACGGCTACCGGGTGCACGGCCCGTACGACCCGGCGAACGGGTTGCGCTGCAACCCGCACAAGCTGCTGCTCGACCCGTACGCGAAGGCCATCGACGGTGACGTGACGTGGGACCGCGCGGTCTACGACTACGACATGGACGAGCCGGAGCGGATGAACGAGACCGACTCGGCGCCGTTCATGCCGAAGTCGGTGGTGGTCAACCCGTACTTCGACTGGGGCAACGACAAGCCGCCGCGCACGCCTTACCACCACTCGGTGATCTACGAGGCGCACGTACGCGGGCTGACCATGCGCCACCCGGACATCCCGGAGGAGCTGCGCGGCACGTACGCGGGCATCGCCTCCCCGCCGATGATCGACTATCTGACCCGGCTCGGGGTGACCGCGATCGAGCTGATGCCGGTGCACCAGTTCGTGCACGACCACCGGCTCAACGATCTGGGGTTGCGCAACTACTGGGGTTACAACACCATCGGTTTCTTCGCCCCGCACCACGGCTACTCCGCGTTGGGCCGACTCGGCCAGCAGGTGCAGGAGTTCCGGGGCATGGTCAAGGCGCTGCACGCGGCCGGCATCGAGGTCATCCTCGACGTGGTCTACAACCACACCGCCGAGGGCAACCACCTCGGGCCGACGTTGAGCTTCAAGGGTGTGGACGCCCCGAGCTACTACCGGCTCAGCGAGGAGGACCGGCGCTACTTCGTCGACTACACGGGCACCGGCAACAGCCTCAACGTCCGCAGCCCGCACTCCCTGCAACTGATCATGGATTCGTTGCGCTACTGGGTGACCGAGATGCACGTCGACGGTTTCCGCTTCGACCTGGCGGCCACCCTGGCCCGCGAGTTCTACGAGGTGGACCGGCTGTCCACCTTCTTCGAGGTGGTGCAGCAGGACCCGGTGGTCAGCCAGGTGAAGCTGATCGCCGAGCCGTGGGACGTCGGCCCCGGCGGTTACCAGGTGGGCAACTTCCCGCCGCTGTGGACCGAGTGGAACGGAAAATACCGGGACACCGTGCGGGACTTCTGGCGCGGTGAGCCGGCCACCCTGGCCGAGTTCGCGTCCCGGATCTCCGGTTCGGCCGACCTCTACCAGGACGACGGCCGCCGCCCGTTCCACAGCATCAACTTCGTCACCGTGCACGACGGGTTCACCCTCAACGACCTGGTGTCGTACAACGACAAGCACAACGAGGCCAACGGCGAGGACAACCGGGACGGCGAGAGCCACAACCGGTCCTGGAACTGCGGCGTCGAGGGCGACACCGACGACGAGGCGGTCCTCGCCCTGCGGGCCAAGCAGCGGCGCAACTTCCTGGCCACGCTGATGCTGTCGCAGGGCGTGCCGATGATCGGCCACGGCGACGAGTTGGGTCGCACCCAGCGCGGCAACAACAACGTCTACTGCCAGGACAGCGAGCTGGCCTGGGTCGACTGGGACAACGTCGACGAGCAGCTGTTGGAGTTCGTCCGGACGCTCACCGACTTCCGTAAACGGCACCAGGTGTTCCGCCGCCGCCGCTTCTTCACCGGCCTGCCGGTCGGCGGGCGCGGCACCGACGAGCCGCTGCCCGACCTGGCCTGGCACACCCCGGACGGGCGGGAGATGACCGGCGAGGACTGGGGCAACGACTTCGGCCGCTCGGTGGCGCTGTTCGTCAACGGTGAGGGCATCCGCGAGCGCGGCCAGTACGGCCAGAAACACCACGACGCGTCGTTCCTGCTCTGCTTCAACGCCCACGACGCGCCGTTGGACTTCACCCTGCCGGGCAGCGAGTACGGCCAGAAGTGGGAACGGGTGATCAGCACGGCCGACCCCGAGCCCGACGACGCGACGGTGATCAGCGCGGGCGGCACCATCCGGGTGCCGGACCGCTCCCTGGTGGTGTTGGAGAGGACGATCTGA